CGGTTCGTCGCACAGCAGCACCCTGGGTGACGGTGCCAGCGCACGGGCAATCGCCACGCGTTGCTGCTGGCCGCCGGAAAGCGTCGACGGCCAGGCATCCCGCTTATGCAGCATGCCGACCTTCTCCAGCAGCGCTTCCGCCCGCGCCCGCGCCTGGTCACGTGACTGTTTCTGTACCACGATCAGCCCTTCGGTGATGTTCTCAATCACCGTCAGGTGCGGGAACAGCTGAAAATTCTGAAATACCATGCCGGTCTGCCCGGCGATGCGCTGCAGGTCTTTTCTGCCCACCCGCGGGCTGCCGGTAAAGACGATCTGCTCGCTGCCGATGGTCAGTTCACCCGCCTGCGCGATCTCCAGCAGGTTAATGCAGCGCAGCAGGGTGCTTTTGCCGCTGCCGGACGGGCCGATCAGCG
This portion of the Erwinia sp. E602 genome encodes:
- a CDS encoding amino acid ABC transporter ATP-binding protein — protein: MIKLSGIEKSFDDNPVLKNINLTINEGSVTALIGPSGSGKSTLLRCINLLEIAQAGELTIGSEQIVFTGSPRVGRKDLQRIAGQTGMVFQNFQLFPHLTVIENITEGLIVVQKQSRDQARARAEALLEKVGMLHKRDAWPSTLSGGQQQRVAIARALAPSPRVLLCDEPTSALDPELAVEVVAVLRQLALEGTTMLMATHDLRLAANIANNVVFLEAGEIVESGTSRDIFTRAQKTRTRAFISTLTETLPDSWEI